A stretch of Castanea sativa cultivar Marrone di Chiusa Pesio chromosome 2, ASM4071231v1 DNA encodes these proteins:
- the LOC142625231 gene encoding uncharacterized protein LOC142625231, whose translation MTPFEALYGFPPPRVLDYVPGTTQVAVVDALLHDRTVLLNLLKQNLIVAQARMKAQADQHRPDKSFQVDDWVYLRLQPYRQLSLKAKRFNKLSPKYFGPFQILQRVGQVAYKLALPVGCPLHPVSHVSCFKPKLGAHITPLPTIPPVDSDGFLNPEPTAIL comes from the coding sequence ATGACACCATTTGAGGCCCTTTATGGTTTCCCACCTCCTAGAGTCCTAGACTATGTTCCCGGTACCACTCAGGTGGCAGTAGTGGATGCTTTGCTTCATGACAGAACTGTTCTCCTCAATCTTCTTAAGCAGAACTTAATTGTAGCTCAGGCTAGGATGAAGGCTCAAGCTGATCAGCACAGGCCAGACAAGTCTTTTCAAGTGGATGATTGGGTCTACTTGAGGCTCCAACCTTATAGGCAATTGTCCCTCAAAGCTAAAAGGTTTAACAAGCTATCTCCCAAGTATTTTGGTCCCTTCCAAATCCTACAGAGGGTAGGCCAAGTTGCTTATAAATTAGCTTTGCCTGTTGGTTGTCCTCTTCACCCAGTTTCTCATGTCTCTTGCTTTAAGCCTAAGTTGGGGGCTCACATTACTCCTCTTCCCACCATTCCTCCTGTTGATTCAGATGGCTTTCTCAATCCAGAACCTACTGCAATTTTGTAG